One Solanum lycopersicum chromosome 2, SLM_r2.1 genomic region harbors:
- the LOC101253151 gene encoding probable WRKY transcription factor 65 isoform X2: MDGRFNNFFVSEQEDSENSPENSSDSPRSGLFNDNKMITSTSSPKRRRSIEKRVVSVPIKEIEGSKMKGEISMPPSDSWAWRKYGQKPIKGSPYPRGYYRCSSSKGCPARKQVERSRADPNMLVVTYSCEHNHPWPASRNNQHNHRTTTNTSCIINNNNNTKTKMKTIVSLTAAATTTTTTSTTTSNIAVSEEKVTGDFTRPSEPNSDEKFVNLGESSSSLISANEFGWFSDLIECTSTTMLESPILTQVDCDIDMSSTLTMREEDVSLFADLGELPECSTVFGRGMMERDEERRRHSLTSWCGTTG; the protein is encoded by the exons ATGGATGGAAGATTCAATAACTTTTTTGTTTCTGAGCAAGAAGATTCCGAGAATTCACCGGAAAACAGCTCCGATTCACCGCGTTCCGGTTTATTCAATGATAACAAGATGATCACTTCAACTTCATCTCCTAAAAGAAG AAGATCCATCGAAAAAAGAGTGGTGTCAGTGCCAATTAAAGAAATTGAAGGATCAAAAATGAAAGGTGAAATAAGTATGCCACCATCTGATTCTTGGGCATGGAGAAAATATGGACAAAAGCCCATCAAAGGTTCCCCTTATCCCAG GGGATATTATAGATGTAGTAGTTCAAAAGGATGTCCAGCTAGAAAACAAGTTGAAAGGAGCCGTGCGGACCCAAACATGTTAGTTGTGACATATTCTTGTGAACATAACCATCCTTGGCCGGCTTCTAGAAATAATCAACACAACCATCGTACAACTACTAATACATCatgtattattaataataataataatacaaagaCGAAGATGAAAACAATAGTATCACtaacagcagcagcaacaacaacaacaacaacatcaacaactaCTTCCAACATCGCCGTCTCAGAAGAAAAGGTCACGGGTGATTTCACACGTCCATCGGAGCCTAATTCGGACGAAAAATTTGTCAATCTCGGTGAATCATCATCGTCTCTAATTAGCGCAAATGAATTCGGATGGTTTTCGGATTTGATTGAGTGTACTTCAACAACTATGCTAGAAAGTCCAATTTTGACCCAAGTGGATTGTGATATTGACATGTCATCAACGTTGACAATGCGAGAGGAAGACGTGTCACTTTTCGCCGATCTCGGAGAGTTACCGGAATGTTCAACGGTGTTTGGCCGTGGAATGATGGAGAGAGACGAAGAACGTCGACGACATAGCTTGACATCTTGGTGTGGTACCACTGGTTGA
- the LOC101253151 gene encoding probable WRKY transcription factor 65 isoform X1: MDGRFNNFFVSEQEDSENSPENSSDSPRSGLFNDNKMITSTSSPKRSRRSIEKRVVSVPIKEIEGSKMKGEISMPPSDSWAWRKYGQKPIKGSPYPRGYYRCSSSKGCPARKQVERSRADPNMLVVTYSCEHNHPWPASRNNQHNHRTTTNTSCIINNNNNTKTKMKTIVSLTAAATTTTTTSTTTSNIAVSEEKVTGDFTRPSEPNSDEKFVNLGESSSSLISANEFGWFSDLIECTSTTMLESPILTQVDCDIDMSSTLTMREEDVSLFADLGELPECSTVFGRGMMERDEERRRHSLTSWCGTTG, from the exons ATGGATGGAAGATTCAATAACTTTTTTGTTTCTGAGCAAGAAGATTCCGAGAATTCACCGGAAAACAGCTCCGATTCACCGCGTTCCGGTTTATTCAATGATAACAAGATGATCACTTCAACTTCATCTCCTAAAAGAAG CAGAAGATCCATCGAAAAAAGAGTGGTGTCAGTGCCAATTAAAGAAATTGAAGGATCAAAAATGAAAGGTGAAATAAGTATGCCACCATCTGATTCTTGGGCATGGAGAAAATATGGACAAAAGCCCATCAAAGGTTCCCCTTATCCCAG GGGATATTATAGATGTAGTAGTTCAAAAGGATGTCCAGCTAGAAAACAAGTTGAAAGGAGCCGTGCGGACCCAAACATGTTAGTTGTGACATATTCTTGTGAACATAACCATCCTTGGCCGGCTTCTAGAAATAATCAACACAACCATCGTACAACTACTAATACATCatgtattattaataataataataatacaaagaCGAAGATGAAAACAATAGTATCACtaacagcagcagcaacaacaacaacaacaacatcaacaactaCTTCCAACATCGCCGTCTCAGAAGAAAAGGTCACGGGTGATTTCACACGTCCATCGGAGCCTAATTCGGACGAAAAATTTGTCAATCTCGGTGAATCATCATCGTCTCTAATTAGCGCAAATGAATTCGGATGGTTTTCGGATTTGATTGAGTGTACTTCAACAACTATGCTAGAAAGTCCAATTTTGACCCAAGTGGATTGTGATATTGACATGTCATCAACGTTGACAATGCGAGAGGAAGACGTGTCACTTTTCGCCGATCTCGGAGAGTTACCGGAATGTTCAACGGTGTTTGGCCGTGGAATGATGGAGAGAGACGAAGAACGTCGACGACATAGCTTGACATCTTGGTGTGGTACCACTGGTTGA
- the LOC101254053 gene encoding ras-related protein RABA1d — protein MAGYRAEDDYDYLFKVVLIGDSGVGKSNLLSRFTRNEFSLESKSTIGVEFATKSLTVDSKVIKAQIWDTAGQERYRAITSAYYRGAVGALLVYDVTRHSTFENVERWLKELRDHTDPNIVVMLVGNKSDLRHLVAVSTEDGKSFAEKESLYYMETSALESTNVENAFAEVLTQIYHVVSRKAMENGENGNGNVPSKGEKIDIGKEVSDVKKAGCCSS, from the exons ATGGCTGGGTACAGAGCTGAAGATGACTATGATTACCTATTCAAGGTGGTACTAATTGGTGATTCAGGTGTTGGCAAATCCAATTTGCTTTCAAGATTCACTAGAAATGAGTTTAGTCTAGAGTCTAAGTCTACAATTGGTGTTGAGTTTGCTACTAAAAGCTTAACTGTTGATAGTAAAGTCATCAAGGCTCAAATTTGGGACACTGCTGGTCAAGAAAG GTACCGTGCCATCACCAGCGCTTACTACAGAGGTGCCGTGGGTGCTCTGCTTGTGTATGATGTCACTCGACATTCAACATTTGAAAATGTTGAGAGGTGGCTTAAGGAGTTGAGAGATCATACAGATCCCAACATCGTTGTCATGCTTGTCGGAAACAAATCTGATCTACGACATCTGGTTGCAGTGTCAACTGAGGACGGGAAGTCTTTTGCGGAGAAGGAATCCCTCTACTACATGGAAACTTCTGCCCTCGAATCTACAAATGTTGAGAATGCATTTGCTGAAGTTCTCACTCAAATCTACCACGTCGTGAGTAGAAAAGCCATGGAAAATGGTGAGAATGGAAACGGAAACGTGCCTTCCAAAGGAGAAAAGATTGATATAGGTAAAGAAGTATCTGATGTCAAGAAAGCTGGTTGCTGTTCATCCTAA